The Palleronia sp. THAF1 genome contains the following window.
CGTGGGCTACGACGCCATCAACATCCCCGCCGCCGACGCGCGCGGGGTCAAGGTGACGAACACGCCCGACGTGCTGAACGACGATGTGGCCGACCTCGCCGTGGGAATGCTGCTCGCCCAGGTGCGCGAGATGATGCAGGCAAGCGAATGGGCGCGCGATGGCAACTGGGCGGAAAAGGGCGAATACCGGCTGAACCGCAAGGTGTCCGGCAACACCGTCGGCATCCTTGGGCTGGGTCGCATCGGGCACGAGATCGCGGACCGGCTGGCAGCGTTCAAGATGGACATTCATTACTGGTCGCGCTCGGAAAAAGAGACGCCGGGCTGGACCTACCACGACGATCCGGTGGCGTTGGCGCAAGCAGTGGATTTCCTGATAGTCGCCTTGGTCGGCGGCCCAGACACGGAAAAGTTCGTGTCGAAAGAGGTCATCGCCGCGATGGGTGAGCGGGGCGTGCTGATCAACATCTCTCGCGGGTCGACCGTGGACGAAGAGGCGCTGATCGCCGCGTTGAAGGACGGCACCATCTCGGGCGCGGGGCTGGACGTGTTCCTGAACGAACCGAAGATCGACGCGCGGTTCTACGACCTCCCGAATGTGGTCATCCAGCCGCACCAAGGCTCCGGCACCGTCGAGACACGGGCCGCCATGGGGCAGCTTCAGCGCGACAACATCACAGCGTTCCACGCGGGTGACAGCCTGCTTACGCCGGTGAACTAGGGGTACGATGATGCGCGAAAACCACTTCAAGAAAGCGATCCTGAACGGCGAGCAGCAGATCGGCATTTGGCATATGACGCGTGACACCCAGATCACCGAGATGCTGGGCGGCTGCGGGTTCGACTGGGTGCTGATCGATTGCGAACACACGCCGAATTCCGAAGCTGACGTGCTGGGCATGTTGCAGGCGCTGAACGGCAGCCCGTCGATGCCCGCCGTCCGCCCGACGCACCTGAACGTGGCAGAAATCAAGCGCCTGCTGGATATCGGCGCGCAGACGCTGATCGTGCCCTACGTCCAGACCGTGGAAGAGGCCAAGCTTGCCGCTGCTGCCGTCAGTTATCCGCCCGAAGGCGTGCGCGGTGTCTCTGGTGGGTCGCGGTCCAGCATGTATGGCACCGTGCCGGGCTACTTCCAGAAGGCGCGCGACGAGATCTGCCTGATCATCCAGATCGAAACCGTCTCTGCCATGGACCAGTTGGAAGACATTGCCGCGGTTCCGGGAATCGACGGCATCTTCATCGGCCCCGCCGATCTGGCAGCCTCCATGGGTCATCCGGGCAATACCGGCCAC
Protein-coding sequences here:
- a CDS encoding 2-hydroxyacid dehydrogenase; translated protein: MTKTLAIGGYTETDRAAYEADLSPVFLDGPAALADMEEAARAEVTAIGYKGHHAFGAEQMDLLPNLGLIANFGVGYDAINIPAADARGVKVTNTPDVLNDDVADLAVGMLLAQVREMMQASEWARDGNWAEKGEYRLNRKVSGNTVGILGLGRIGHEIADRLAAFKMDIHYWSRSEKETPGWTYHDDPVALAQAVDFLIVALVGGPDTEKFVSKEVIAAMGERGVLINISRGSTVDEEALIAALKDGTISGAGLDVFLNEPKIDARFYDLPNVVIQPHQGSGTVETRAAMGQLQRDNITAFHAGDSLLTPVN
- a CDS encoding HpcH/HpaI aldolase family protein, translated to MRENHFKKAILNGEQQIGIWHMTRDTQITEMLGGCGFDWVLIDCEHTPNSEADVLGMLQALNGSPSMPAVRPTHLNVAEIKRLLDIGAQTLIVPYVQTVEEAKLAAAAVSYPPEGVRGVSGGSRSSMYGTVPGYFQKARDEICLIIQIETVSAMDQLEDIAAVPGIDGIFIGPADLAASMGHPGNTGHPDVVEAILSAMKRIRAAGKPAGFLSADQTMLDKVVEAGCTFTAVDIDFGLLRRAALDRLATCRKFKG